One Succinispira mobilis DSM 6222 genomic window carries:
- the pseH gene encoding UDP-4-amino-4,6-dideoxy-N-acetyl-beta-L-altrosamine N-acetyltransferase, with the protein MIEIRKMHKDDLKNVLKWRNSNIVRQSMLNKEIIKWEEHLKWFEKCQNDDRITNLIVDKDKKTIGVVNIMANDIESKSCSWSIYLAEEQGKGLGTAMGFAVIDYIKNILKLKKIYVQVLKENLISVAFHRKIGFSLINETSINVKERSVDIFNMEMNID; encoded by the coding sequence ATGATTGAGATAAGAAAGATGCATAAAGATGACTTGAAAAATGTTTTGAAGTGGAGAAACTCAAATATAGTAAGACAATCAATGCTTAACAAGGAAATAATAAAATGGGAGGAGCATTTAAAGTGGTTTGAAAAGTGTCAAAATGATGATAGAATCACAAATCTTATTGTAGATAAAGATAAAAAGACAATAGGTGTTGTAAATATAATGGCAAATGATATTGAGTCGAAAAGTTGTTCATGGAGTATTTACTTAGCTGAAGAACAAGGTAAAGGCTTAGGTACAGCTATGGGATTTGCTGTTATTGATTATATAAAGAATATACTAAAATTAAAAAAAATATATGTTCAGGTATTAAAAGAAAATCTTATCAGTGTAGCTTTTCATAGAAAAATAGGATTTAGTTTAATTAATGAAACCAGTATAAATGTAAAAGAGCGAAGTGTAGATATTTTCAATATGGAGATGAATATTGATTGA